The Metamycoplasma phocicerebrale genome includes a region encoding these proteins:
- a CDS encoding aminopeptidase P family protein, producing the protein MLRQELNKLFEDLKLDAVISEAPQTRLWYANVQTSDGFLVIEKEKAYLFVDGRYIEYATKNARNVEVILLEKDSFGKFLSKKNYKTIGIEEDYLNVQTLEYFKTLLPKATIKNLKAKQFRIKKDEEEFSKVQEACLISLQAFEELKKILAEGMTELEVSNKLGYLMRLFGAEKESFESIVAFGSNAAEPHHHPTNKKLTDGDIVKIDFGAQFEGWASDITRTFFFGKPKSPELVKILEIVTEAQRLGREAVKPGIETSEIDKVCRDYIESKGYGKFFTHSTGHGVGIDVHEMPGVGRRAGNAVLEEGMIITVEPGIYVEGLGGARVEDTILVTKDGSRVLSRPEDYK; encoded by the coding sequence ATGTTAAGACAAGAATTAAACAAATTATTTGAAGATCTAAAATTAGATGCTGTTATATCAGAAGCTCCACAAACAAGATTGTGATATGCTAATGTTCAAACATCAGATGGTTTTTTAGTTATTGAAAAAGAAAAAGCATATTTATTTGTAGATGGTAGATATATTGAATATGCAACTAAAAATGCAAGAAATGTTGAAGTAATTTTATTAGAAAAAGACTCATTCGGAAAATTTTTATCAAAGAAAAACTATAAAACAATAGGTATAGAAGAAGATTACTTAAATGTTCAAACTTTAGAATACTTTAAAACACTTTTACCCAAAGCTACAATTAAAAATTTAAAAGCAAAACAATTTAGAATTAAAAAAGATGAAGAAGAATTTTCAAAAGTTCAAGAAGCTTGTTTAATTTCATTACAAGCTTTTGAAGAATTAAAGAAAATTTTAGCTGAAGGTATGACAGAATTAGAAGTATCAAATAAATTGGGATATTTAATGCGCTTATTTGGCGCTGAAAAAGAAAGCTTTGAAAGCATTGTTGCTTTTGGATCAAATGCTGCAGAACCACACCACCACCCAACAAATAAGAAACTAACAGATGGTGATATTGTAAAAATAGATTTTGGAGCTCAATTTGAAGGATGAGCTAGTGATATAACAAGAACTTTCTTTTTCGGAAAGCCTAAGTCACCAGAATTAGTTAAAATACTAGAAATAGTAACAGAAGCTCAAAGATTAGGTCGCGAAGCTGTTAAACCAGGAATAGAAACTTCTGAAATAGATAAAGTTTGCCGTGATTACATAGAATCAAAAGGTTATGGCAAATTCTTTACTCACTCTACAGGACATGGTGTAGGAATTGATGTTCATGAAATGCCTGGAGTAGGAAGAAGAGCTGGTAACGCAGTTCTTGAAGAAGGTATGATTATCACAGTAGAGCCAGGCATTTATGTTGAAGGCTTAGGTGGAGCTAGGGTTGAAGACACAATTCTTGTAACAAAAGATGGATCTAGAGTTTTAAGTCGTCCTGAGGATTATAAATAA
- the rpmG gene encoding 50S ribosomal protein L33 has protein sequence MPREGLTLRCEKCKMENYITKKNKKLHPEKMEVTKYCPKCNAHTDHKEKK, from the coding sequence ATGCCAAGAGAAGGTTTAACATTAAGATGTGAAAAATGTAAAATGGAAAACTACATTACAAAGAAAAATAAGAAGTTACACCCAGAAAAAATGGAAGTAACTAAATATTGCCCAAAGTGTAATGCACATACAGACCATAAAGAAAAAAAATAA